The Desulfovibrio aminophilus genomic interval CCGTGCCCATGACCCTGGGCCAGGAGTTCTCGGCCTACGCCACGACCCTGGGCGAGGACATCTGCCGCGTGCGCGAGGCCCGCGACCTGGTCCTGGAGATCAACCTCGGGGCCACGGCCATCGGCACGGGCATCAACGCTCCCTCGGACTACGCCCGTCTGGCCACCTCGGCCCTGTGCAATCAGACCGGCCTGGAGTTCCTCACCTCGCCGAACCTCATCGAGGCCACCTGGGACACCGGGGCCTACGTGCAGGTCTCCGGCGTGCTCAAGCGCGTGGCCGTGAAGCTCTCCAAGATCTGCAACGACCTGCGCCTGCTCTCCTCCGGTCCCCGCGCGGGCCTGAACGAGATCAATCTGCCCAAGATGCAGCCCGGCTCCTCGATCATGCCCGGCAAGGTCAACCCCGTGATCCCCGAGGTGGTCAACCAGGTGGCCTTCGACATCATCGGCAAGGACGTGACCATCACCATGGCCGCCGAACACGGGCAGTTGGAGCTGAACGTCATGGAGCCGGTCATCGTCAACTGCCTGTTCCAGGGCATCGACATGCTCCGCCGCGCCTGCCGCGTGCTCCAGGAGCGCTGCGTCAGCGGCATCACCGCCAACCGCGACCACTGCCGCCGGATGGTGGAGAACAGCATCGGCATCATCACCGCCCTCAACCCGCTCATCGGCTACGAGAAGTCCGCGGCCGTGGCCAAGGAGGCCCTGGAGAGCGGCGATTCCGTCTACGAGCTGATCCTCAAGAACAAGATCCTGAGCAAGGAGAAGATGGACGAGGTGCTCTCGCCCGAGAACATGATGCATCCCCGTTTCATCAGGGCCTGATCATTCCCTGGAGCGCGAGGGGCGGAAACGGTCCGCCCCTCCCCAAAAAAGCTCGGAAGAACCCAAGGGAGTTCCAATATGTTCTGGATCCAACTGGTCATCGTCCTGCTGGCGATCTTCGTCGGCGCGCGGCTCGGCGGCGTCGGGCTCGGGGTCATGGGCGGCCTCGGCCTGGCCGTCCTGAGCTTCTTCTTCGGCGTGCAGCCCACCGCCCCGCCCATCAACGTCATCCTCATGATCGCGGCCGTGGTCACGGCGGCCGGGGCCCTGCAGGCCGCCGGCGGCCTGGACTACCTGGTGGACATCGCGGCCGGCATCCTGCGCCGCAATCCCAGCCGGATCACCTTCCTCGGCCCCATCGTGACTTACGTGTTCACCTTCTTCGCCGGAACCGGCCACGTGGCCTACTCCGTGCTGCCGGTCATCGCCGAGGTGGCGCGGGGAACCAAGATCCGTCCCGAACGGCCGCTGTCCATCGCGGTCATCGCCTCCCAGCAGGCCATCACCGCCAGCCCCATCTCGGCGGCCACGGTGGCGCTCCTGAGCCTGACCGCCACCGCCGGGGTCCAGCTCTCCGACATCCTGATGGTCTGCGTGCCTTCGACCTTCCTCGCCTGCATGATCGGCGCGTTCTTCGCCAACAAGACCGGCAAGGACCTGATGAACGACCCCGAGTACCTCAAGCGCCTGGACGATCCCAAGCTCCGCGAGGCCCTGGAGAACGCCCGCGACGGCGTGGTCGCCCCCAGGGTCGAGGTTCCCGCCGCGGCCAAGTTCTCCGTGGTCCTGTTCCTGCTCGGCACCCTGAGCATCGTGCTCTTCGGCTCCTTCGAGTGGATGCGCCCCGCCTGGGAGGTCAAGGGCCAGCTCGTGCGCATGTCCATGGCCAGCACCATCGAGATCGTCATGCTCACCGTGGGCGCGCTCATCATGCTCGTCAGCCGGGTCAACGTGCAGAAGCTCGCCGAAGGCAGCGTCTTCAGCGCCGGCGTGCAGGCCGTCATCGCCATCTTCGGCATCGCCTGGCTCGGCGACAGCTTCTTCAGCGGCAACATGGACTTCCTGGGCGGCAGCATCAAGGAGATGGTCACGGCGGCCCCCTGGGCCTTCGCCATCGCCCTCTTCGTGCTCTCCATCCTGCTCTTCAGCCAGGCCGCCACGGTCCGCGCCCTGATGCCCCTGGGCATCGCCCTGGGCATCCCGACCCCGGCGCTGCTGGCCATGTTCCCGGCGGTCAACGGCTACTTCTTCATCCCGAACTACCCGACCGTGGTGGCGGCGATCAACTTCGACCGCACCGGCACCACGCACATCGGCAAGTACGTGCTCAACCACAGCTTCATGCTGCCGGGCCTGATCTCGACCATCGGGGCCGTCTGCATCGGATTCCTGCTCGTGGGACTCGTCATGTAGCCGATCCCCCAGCCATGCGGCGCCCGGCCCCGCCGGTCCTCCACGGCCGGGCGCCGCCCTCCCCTGAACCGAACGGAGGATCGCACGGACACAACGCTCAACCGGGAACACTCCTATGCAGACCGACATTTCCCTCCCCGCAGCCATCTCCGGCAAGACCTCCGCCTGCCTGGACGGGCTGCAGATGCTCAGCGGCGCGGCCCTGATCCTCTTCATGTGGTGCCACATGCTGCTCGTGGGCAGCGTGATCATCGGCCCCCCGGTGTTCGACGGCGTGGCGGGCTTCCTGGAGGCGACCTACATGGCCCAGCTCGGCGGCCCGCTCATCGTCCTCGTGTTCCTCACCCATTTCCTCCTGGGCCTGCGCAAGATCCCCGTCTCCTCCAGGGAGCAGAAGGCCATCTGGAACCAGGCCAGGATGCTCCGGCACAAGGACACCTGGCTCTGGGTGGTCCAGGCGGTCAGCGCCCTGGTCATCCTCGTCATGGGCTCCGCCCACCTCTGGGTCATCCTCACGGACCTGCCCATCACGGCGGCCAAGAGCGCGGCCCGCATCCAGGGCGGATTCTGGTGCGGGTTCTACCTGCTCCTGCTTCCCCTGGCCGAACTGCACGTGGGCGTGGGCTTCTACCGCATCGGCGTCAAGTGGGGCCTCATCGGACGCGGCGCCCGCAAAGGCTTCCAGAAGATCGAATACGCCCTCACCGGGGCGTTCATCCTCATCGGCCTGTCCGCGCTGCTCAAGTTTCTCTTCCTCAGCATCTAACGGAGCGAGTTCATGAACGAGATCATATACTCCGACGTCCTCTGCATCGGCGCGGGCCTGGCGGGAGAACGCGTGGCCATCGAGGCGGCCGAGGCGGGCTTCAAGGCGGTCTGCCTGAGCATCGTCCCGGCCCGCCGCTCCCACTCCGCCGCCGCCCAGGGCGGCATGCAGGCCGCGCTGGGCAACTGCGTCATGGGCGAGGGGGACGGCCCGAACGTCCACTTCCTGGACACGGTCAAGGGATCGGATTGGGGCTGCGACCAGGAGGTGGCGCGGCTGTTCTGCGAGACCGCGCCCGTGGCCATGCGCCAGCTGGCCTTCTGGGGCGTGCCCTGGAACCGCGTCGTGGCCGGGGAGGAGGATTACTACCAGGGCGGCAAGAAATTCACCAAGACCGAAAAGAAGGCCGACGAGGGCCTGATCACCGCCCGCAACTTCGGCGGCACGGCCAAGTGGCGCACCTGCTACACCTCGGACGGCACCGGGCACGCGGTCCTGTTCACCATGGACAACCGCGCCATGCACAAGGGCGTCCAGGTCCACGACCGTTGCGAGGCCATCGCCCTGATCCACGACGGGACGGCCTGCAAGGGCGCGGTGGTCCGCTGCCTGCGCACCGGAGCGCTCCGCGTCTACCTCGCCAAGGCCACGGTCATCGCCTCCGGCGGCTTCGGCCGCATCTACCGCGAGTCCACCAACGCCGTCATCTGCGAGGGCGGCGGGCAGGCCATCGCCCTGCGCACCGGCCTGGTGCCCCTGGGCAACATGGAGGCCGTGCAGTTCCATCCCACGGGCATCGTGCCGAGCAACATCCTCGTGACCGAGGGCTGCCGGGGCGACGGCGGCACCCTGCTGGACGTGAACAAGGAACGCTTCATGCCCCGCTACG includes:
- a CDS encoding lyase family protein, with amino-acid sequence VPMTLGQEFSAYATTLGEDICRVREARDLVLEINLGATAIGTGINAPSDYARLATSALCNQTGLEFLTSPNLIEATWDTGAYVQVSGVLKRVAVKLSKICNDLRLLSSGPRAGLNEINLPKMQPGSSIMPGKVNPVIPEVVNQVAFDIIGKDVTITMAAEHGQLELNVMEPVIVNCLFQGIDMLRRACRVLQERCVSGITANRDHCRRMVENSIGIITALNPLIGYEKSAAVAKEALESGDSVYELILKNKILSKEKMDEVLSPENMMHPRFIRA
- a CDS encoding anaerobic C4-dicarboxylate transporter family protein, encoding MFWIQLVIVLLAIFVGARLGGVGLGVMGGLGLAVLSFFFGVQPTAPPINVILMIAAVVTAAGALQAAGGLDYLVDIAAGILRRNPSRITFLGPIVTYVFTFFAGTGHVAYSVLPVIAEVARGTKIRPERPLSIAVIASQQAITASPISAATVALLSLTATAGVQLSDILMVCVPSTFLACMIGAFFANKTGKDLMNDPEYLKRLDDPKLREALENARDGVVAPRVEVPAAAKFSVVLFLLGTLSIVLFGSFEWMRPAWEVKGQLVRMSMASTIEIVMLTVGALIMLVSRVNVQKLAEGSVFSAGVQAVIAIFGIAWLGDSFFSGNMDFLGGSIKEMVTAAPWAFAIALFVLSILLFSQAATVRALMPLGIALGIPTPALLAMFPAVNGYFFIPNYPTVVAAINFDRTGTTHIGKYVLNHSFMLPGLISTIGAVCIGFLLVGLVM
- a CDS encoding succinate dehydrogenase/fumarate reductase cytochrome b subunit → MQTDISLPAAISGKTSACLDGLQMLSGAALILFMWCHMLLVGSVIIGPPVFDGVAGFLEATYMAQLGGPLIVLVFLTHFLLGLRKIPVSSREQKAIWNQARMLRHKDTWLWVVQAVSALVILVMGSAHLWVILTDLPITAAKSAARIQGGFWCGFYLLLLPLAELHVGVGFYRIGVKWGLIGRGARKGFQKIEYALTGAFILIGLSALLKFLFLSI